From the Clostridium sp. Marseille-P299 genome, one window contains:
- a CDS encoding PFL family protein, giving the protein MININEVIETNTMIEKANLDVRTITLGISLLDCIDSNLEVLNRNIYDKITRVAKDLVATGKRIEKEFGIPVVNKRISVTPIGFIGGSACKSAEDYVSIAKTLDAAAKQVGVNFIGGYSALVSKGMTNSERLLIESIPEAMQKTERVCSSVNVGSTKTGINMDAVKMLGETILKTAELTKEIDSLGCAKLVVFCNAPDDNPFMAGAFHGVTEADCIINVGVSGPGVVKTALESVRGADFGTLCETIKKTAFKITRVGQLVAQEASKYLNIPFGIVDLSLAPTPAVGDSVAEILQEIGLEYPGAPGTTAALALLNDQVKKGGVMASSYVGGLSGAFIPVSEDQGMIDAVQAGCLTLEKLEAMTCVCSVGLDMIAIPGDTKASTISGIIADEMAIGMINQKTTAVRLIPVIGKGVGEMAEFGGLLGYAPVMPVNSFGCDAFINRGGRIPAPIHSFKN; this is encoded by the coding sequence ATGATAAATATAAACGAAGTTATCGAAACAAATACGATGATTGAGAAAGCAAATCTTGATGTTAGAACTATTACACTAGGAATAAGTCTTCTTGATTGTATCGATAGCAATTTAGAAGTATTGAATCGCAATATTTATGACAAAATAACAAGAGTAGCAAAGGATTTAGTAGCAACAGGAAAACGAATTGAGAAGGAATTTGGAATACCAGTAGTTAATAAGCGTATCTCAGTTACTCCAATTGGTTTTATTGGAGGAAGCGCTTGTAAGAGTGCAGAGGATTATGTTTCTATTGCAAAAACATTAGATGCTGCTGCAAAACAGGTTGGTGTAAACTTTATCGGTGGTTATTCTGCTTTGGTATCCAAGGGAATGACAAATTCCGAGCGACTTTTAATTGAGTCCATTCCAGAGGCTATGCAAAAGACAGAACGTGTTTGTAGTTCTGTAAACGTAGGTTCAACGAAAACAGGAATTAATATGGATGCTGTTAAAATGCTTGGCGAAACAATATTAAAAACAGCTGAACTTACAAAAGAAATTGACTCCTTAGGCTGTGCAAAGTTAGTTGTATTTTGTAATGCTCCTGACGATAATCCATTTATGGCTGGCGCTTTCCATGGTGTTACAGAAGCAGATTGTATCATTAATGTGGGTGTAAGCGGTCCTGGTGTTGTTAAAACAGCCCTTGAAAGTGTTAGAGGAGCTGATTTTGGAACACTTTGTGAGACGATTAAGAAGACAGCCTTTAAAATCACTCGTGTTGGCCAGTTAGTAGCCCAAGAAGCATCAAAATATTTAAATATACCATTTGGTATCGTAGATTTATCTCTTGCACCTACTCCAGCAGTTGGTGATAGTGTGGCAGAAATTTTACAAGAAATTGGACTTGAATATCCGGGAGCTCCAGGAACTACAGCAGCCCTTGCATTATTAAATGATCAAGTGAAAAAAGGTGGAGTAATGGCATCTTCTTATGTCGGAGGATTAAGTGGTGCGTTCATCCCTGTTAGTGAAGATCAAGGTATGATTGACGCTGTTCAAGCTGGTTGTTTAACTCTTGAAAAATTAGAGGCTATGACTTGTGTATGTTCTGTAGGACTTGATATGATTGCAATTCCTGGGGACACAAAAGCAAGTACAATTTCTGGAATTATCGCAGATGAGATGGCAATTGGTATGATCAATCAAAAAACAACAGCAGTTCGTCTGATTCCAGTGATTGGTAAAGGTGTAGGTGAAATGGCTGAATTTGGTGGACTTTTGGGTTATGCACCGGTTATGCCAGTAAACTCTTTTGGTTGTGACGCATTTATCAATCGTGGTGGAAGAATTCCAGCTCCAATTCATAGTTTTAAAAACTAA
- a CDS encoding ACT domain-containing protein has translation MKKTIITVVGHDQVGIIAKVCTYLANNRVNILDISQTIVQGYFNMMMIVDTNEAPKDFNNLASELEQIGEEIGVNIKAQREEIFDMMHRI, from the coding sequence ATGAAGAAGACAATTATTACAGTGGTAGGACATGATCAAGTGGGTATTATAGCGAAGGTATGTACATATCTTGCAAATAATCGTGTAAATATCTTAGATATTTCTCAAACTATCGTACAAGGATACTTTAACATGATGATGATTGTAGATACAAATGAAGCTCCTAAAGATTTTAATAATCTTGCTAGTGAACTAGAACAAATCGGAGAAGAAATAGGTGTTAATATCAAAGCACAGCGTGAAGAAATTTTTGATATGATGCATCGCATTTAA
- a CDS encoding MBL fold metallo-hydrolase, with product MKLCSIASGSSGNCLYIGTDTTNLLVDAGVSGKRIENGLSSINVDPANLQGILITHEHTDHIQGLGVLARRYKVPVYGTVETINAILKQGNVGKIEEGLLRFIKPDEDFLLGDIVVEPFSMSHDACNPVCYTFSSDGHKVGMATDLGKYDSYIIEKLTGSEVLYLEANHDVNMLMVGGYPYHLKQRILGDRGHLSNDLSAQLICELLHDGMQHILLAHLSKENNYAELAYETVRVELERSVGSKMPMPSLAVANRDTPSNLLMV from the coding sequence ATGAAGTTATGCAGCATTGCTAGTGGTAGTAGTGGCAATTGTTTATATATAGGAACTGATACGACGAATCTTTTAGTAGATGCAGGTGTTAGTGGGAAAAGAATTGAGAATGGTCTTAGTAGTATAAATGTAGATCCAGCAAATCTACAGGGAATTCTCATTACTCATGAACATACGGACCATATACAAGGGCTAGGAGTACTGGCAAGAAGATACAAGGTGCCAGTATATGGTACAGTTGAAACAATCAATGCAATCTTAAAGCAAGGGAATGTAGGTAAGATAGAAGAGGGATTATTACGATTTATTAAGCCGGATGAAGATTTCTTACTTGGTGATATTGTTGTAGAACCGTTTTCTATGTCTCATGACGCTTGCAATCCTGTTTGCTATACATTTAGTTCAGATGGGCATAAAGTTGGTATGGCAACTGATTTAGGCAAGTATGATTCTTATATAATAGAAAAACTTACTGGATCAGAAGTCTTATATTTGGAAGCAAATCATGATGTTAACATGTTAATGGTTGGGGGATATCCGTACCACCTAAAGCAACGTATCTTAGGGGATCGTGGTCATTTATCCAACGATTTATCTGCTCAATTAATATGTGAGTTACTTCATGATGGAATGCAACATATTTTATTAGCACACTTAAGTAAAGAAAATAACTATGCAGAGTTGGCTTATGAAACAGTTCGAGTGGAATTAGAGCGAAGTGTTGGGAGTAAAATGCCAATGCCAAGTTTAGCAGTAGCCAATAGAGATACACCATCAAATTTACTTATGGTGTAA
- a CDS encoding sensor domain-containing diguanylate cyclase — MEKDGAVFNQHSFAKTHIYVGIIFWIFTFIQAFSVNDSVGIISLICASFLLIVNFGVAFLGNKGQEKILIGIRFVQLIIISYTFLVTLGNPVSVFFELVYLLLIIELMLIYDITDTYIRKVILLITSTPCVIVMIFYLIIQQRNQEILFAMLCTVIANLFFVYHVSKLISEQVVNAEKKLFKERRLSESTKEAIDALKIHQEKVKKANEELGIQKIKLEAAYNKINSVNSEMTIQNTIIKYISSSLEINTLMELITESIFEAFGLHICAIVLQPKVANSKEITYRVRTRISTESEALLSNAILQGSFEPYIESKDVYIDNQVQAGKYPFICKNEIKSLLIIPLVMGAEANGALICGHSGGDFFDDNLEFFETIVAQFLIALHNADMFSKMKDMAIRDSLTGIYNRGQLNAQVDKFSKHAAQTNSPLSVALIDIDRFKQINDTYGHLFGDEVIKKIAEYADIVARKHNGIAARYGGEEFVMVFPDCGVKECASFVEEMRAMVRDIRLECDGQVVKTRVSVGIASYPETCDRVHELLNRADEAMYFSKKSGRNQVTIDTKEIHEFVNLQNE, encoded by the coding sequence ATGGAGAAGGATGGGGCTGTTTTTAATCAACACTCATTTGCAAAGACTCATATTTATGTAGGAATCATCTTCTGGATATTTACGTTTATACAAGCCTTTAGTGTTAATGATTCCGTCGGAATCATTAGCTTAATATGTGCTAGTTTTTTACTAATAGTGAATTTTGGGGTTGCGTTTTTAGGCAATAAAGGACAAGAAAAAATACTAATCGGAATTCGCTTTGTTCAACTTATTATAATTTCATATACTTTTTTAGTAACACTTGGAAACCCGGTATCGGTTTTCTTTGAATTAGTGTATCTTCTTTTAATAATAGAATTAATGCTGATATATGATATAACAGATACCTATATTCGAAAGGTAATATTATTAATAACATCGACGCCATGTGTTATTGTAATGATTTTCTATCTTATTATACAACAAAGAAATCAAGAAATATTATTTGCTATGCTATGTACTGTGATTGCTAATTTGTTTTTTGTTTATCATGTTAGTAAATTAATTTCTGAGCAAGTGGTTAATGCAGAGAAGAAGCTATTTAAGGAACGTCGTCTTTCAGAAAGTACAAAAGAAGCAATTGATGCGCTTAAGATTCATCAAGAAAAAGTTAAAAAAGCCAATGAAGAATTAGGAATTCAAAAGATTAAGTTAGAAGCTGCCTATAATAAAATTAACAGTGTTAATTCCGAGATGACGATTCAAAATACAATTATCAAATATATTTCATCATCCTTAGAGATTAACACGTTAATGGAGCTGATTACAGAATCTATTTTTGAGGCTTTTGGACTTCATATATGTGCAATTGTATTACAACCTAAAGTAGCGAACTCAAAAGAGATTACATATAGAGTTCGTACGCGTATATCAACAGAATCGGAAGCCTTATTAAGTAATGCTATTTTACAAGGGAGCTTCGAGCCTTATATAGAATCAAAGGATGTCTACATTGACAACCAAGTACAAGCTGGAAAATATCCTTTTATTTGTAAAAATGAAATTAAATCCCTATTAATCATTCCATTAGTGATGGGAGCGGAAGCAAATGGAGCATTAATTTGTGGACATTCAGGCGGTGATTTTTTTGATGATAATCTTGAATTTTTTGAAACAATTGTAGCACAGTTTTTAATTGCGCTACATAATGCAGACATGTTCTCAAAGATGAAGGATATGGCAATTCGTGATTCGTTGACAGGTATTTATAATCGTGGTCAATTGAATGCTCAAGTAGATAAGTTTTCTAAGCATGCAGCACAAACGAATTCTCCATTATCCGTTGCACTCATTGATATTGATCGATTTAAACAAATAAATGATACTTATGGGCATTTATTTGGAGATGAAGTGATTAAAAAGATTGCGGAGTATGCGGATATCGTGGCCAGGAAACATAATGGAATAGCTGCCCGTTATGGAGGAGAAGAATTTGTAATGGTATTTCCAGATTGCGGTGTTAAAGAATGTGCTTCATTTGTTGAGGAAATGAGAGCAATGGTACGAGATATCAGACTTGAATGTGATGGACAGGTTGTTAAAACTAGAGTTAGTGTTGGCATCGCATCTTATCCAGAAACTTGTGATCGAGTTCATGAACTACTTAATCGTGCTGATGAAGCTATGTACTTTTCGAAAAAATCAGGTCGTAATCAGGTTACCATAGATACAAAAGAGATACATGAATTTGTGAATCTACAAAATGAATAA
- a CDS encoding cell division protein FtsA, translated as MNLQNCPDQLVFGLDIGTRSVVGTVGYKQNEHNFTVVAQAIRYHETRAMLDGQIHDIAKVSETIREVKKDLEKQINHKLDEVCIAAAGRVLETVTVKADLDLLEDKVISEEDVHALELVGIEKGYETIQESKKDENISFYCVGYSVVHYYLNDYVITNLQGHKGKKISADVLATFLPEEVIEGLYTAVTNAGLQVVNLTLEPIAAINVAIPEKFRLLNIALIDVGAGTSDISITKDGSITAYGMISMAGDAITDKIAKTFLVDFKTAETIKTASVKKKSITYKDIMGLSHKTTPAGVLEVAKDTIEEITDKIAKRIIYLNGDKPVSAVFVVGGGGKMQTFTNSLANHLGLAPERVALRGEEVLGEVEFLDPKIKKDPLLVTPIGICLNYYEQRNNFIFVQVNGEQVKLYDNNRLTIVDAAVSIGFPNERLFPRRGKAINFYVNGNKRLIRGEVGEAAVVTLNGKQVGMNMPIEQNDIISIVESSVGTDAYYEVGMLPEYHSTISFIVNGKEVVCPKFIRANQTLVSEYYSIKDGDELEILGYYTLGQLLKFMDLPYKPGILINNVEANLEDKVYEKFSIIYDLTSNQDKPFTETVESYSKETNQSSLEDKAIGDFIDESNLDNDNSIKVRVNDCEITLSGKRDYILVDILDTYYFDLSVARGARVVIRKNNVDAEFTTPINDGDSIELFWETA; from the coding sequence ATGAACTTGCAAAATTGTCCTGATCAATTGGTGTTCGGTTTGGATATAGGAACCAGAAGTGTTGTAGGAACGGTCGGTTATAAACAAAATGAACACAATTTTACAGTGGTTGCTCAAGCCATTCGGTATCATGAAACAAGAGCAATGCTAGATGGACAGATACATGATATTGCAAAAGTCTCAGAAACAATTCGTGAGGTTAAAAAGGATTTAGAAAAACAAATAAATCACAAATTAGATGAGGTTTGTATTGCAGCAGCAGGGCGAGTCTTAGAAACAGTAACAGTAAAGGCAGATCTTGACTTACTTGAGGACAAGGTTATTTCAGAGGAAGATGTACATGCACTTGAACTTGTTGGAATTGAAAAAGGATATGAAACGATTCAAGAAAGTAAAAAAGATGAGAATATAAGTTTTTACTGTGTGGGCTATTCCGTAGTACACTATTATTTAAATGATTATGTTATAACGAATTTACAAGGGCATAAAGGAAAAAAAATTTCAGCAGATGTACTAGCTACTTTTTTACCAGAAGAGGTAATCGAAGGATTATATACCGCTGTAACTAATGCAGGGTTACAAGTTGTTAACCTTACTTTAGAGCCAATCGCTGCTATTAATGTTGCAATCCCAGAAAAGTTTAGGTTACTGAATATCGCTTTAATTGATGTAGGAGCAGGTACTTCCGATATTTCTATTACTAAGGATGGAAGTATAACCGCTTATGGAATGATTTCTATGGCGGGTGATGCAATTACTGACAAAATTGCTAAGACATTTCTAGTAGATTTTAAGACAGCAGAAACAATCAAGACAGCTTCTGTTAAGAAAAAATCAATTACATATAAAGACATTATGGGATTATCCCATAAGACAACTCCGGCAGGGGTTTTGGAAGTAGCCAAAGATACAATAGAAGAAATTACTGATAAAATTGCTAAGCGTATTATCTACTTAAATGGTGATAAACCAGTTAGTGCTGTATTTGTGGTAGGCGGTGGCGGAAAGATGCAGACCTTTACCAATAGCTTAGCAAATCATTTAGGACTTGCACCAGAGAGAGTTGCACTACGTGGGGAAGAGGTTTTAGGAGAAGTAGAATTTCTTGATCCTAAGATAAAAAAAGATCCATTGTTAGTTACTCCTATTGGTATTTGTTTAAATTACTATGAGCAACGCAATAATTTTATTTTTGTTCAAGTGAATGGGGAACAAGTTAAGCTATATGATAATAATAGATTAACAATAGTCGATGCAGCTGTTAGTATTGGCTTTCCAAATGAAAGATTATTTCCAAGGAGAGGAAAAGCAATTAATTTTTATGTCAATGGGAATAAACGCCTAATTAGGGGAGAAGTAGGCGAGGCAGCCGTTGTAACCTTGAATGGAAAGCAAGTTGGAATGAATATGCCAATTGAGCAGAATGATATTATATCAATTGTTGAATCAAGTGTCGGAACCGATGCCTATTATGAGGTAGGAATGTTACCGGAGTATCATTCAACAATTTCCTTTATTGTTAATGGGAAAGAAGTTGTCTGCCCTAAGTTTATACGTGCAAATCAAACATTGGTATCAGAATATTATAGTATCAAAGACGGTGATGAACTTGAAATCTTAGGATACTATACGCTGGGACAATTACTTAAATTTATGGATTTGCCGTACAAGCCTGGCATTTTAATTAATAATGTGGAGGCAAATTTAGAAGATAAGGTGTATGAAAAATTCTCAATTATTTATGATCTAACTTCTAATCAAGATAAGCCTTTTACAGAAACAGTAGAATCATATTCCAAGGAAACAAATCAAAGTTCTTTAGAGGATAAGGCAATCGGTGATTTTATTGATGAATCTAATTTAGATAATGACAATTCAATAAAAGTGAGAGTCAATGATTGTGAGATTACTTTAAGTGGGAAAAGAGACTATATTTTAGTGGATATATTAGATACGTATTACTTCGATTTAAGCGTTGCAAGGGGAGCACGAGTAGTAATTCGGAAAAACAATGTAGATGCTGAATTTACAACTCCGATAAATGATGGGGATTCGATTGAACTATTTTGGGAGACTGCGTAA
- the coaE gene encoding dephospho-CoA kinase (Dephospho-CoA kinase (CoaE) performs the final step in coenzyme A biosynthesis.), whose protein sequence is MKVIGLTGGAGSGKSTVADIIVKNFKVYAIYTDEIARRQMQKGGASYDGVVKEFGEDILLENKEIDRKKLAMIVFADEKKLLRLNELTHPQVLIEVHATIERLREEGNYQAVLVETALLKEAGYVSFCDEIWYVYASEEERRERLKTTRGYSDAKIDDLFSKQKKDAEFREYCTNIIYNEKGNTKENIIKQISKLL, encoded by the coding sequence ATGAAAGTAATTGGATTAACAGGTGGAGCTGGCAGTGGTAAGTCAACAGTTGCAGATATTATTGTAAAAAACTTTAAGGTTTATGCCATCTACACGGATGAAATTGCTAGAAGACAAATGCAAAAGGGCGGAGCTTCTTATGATGGTGTAGTAAAAGAATTTGGAGAAGATATTCTTTTAGAAAATAAAGAAATTGACCGTAAAAAGTTAGCTATGATTGTTTTTGCAGACGAGAAAAAGTTACTCCGATTAAATGAATTAACACATCCGCAGGTACTAATAGAAGTACATGCTACGATAGAGCGCTTAAGAGAGGAAGGAAACTATCAGGCTGTCTTAGTAGAAACAGCCCTGCTAAAAGAAGCAGGGTATGTTTCTTTTTGCGATGAAATCTGGTATGTGTATGCTTCAGAAGAAGAGAGAAGAGAGCGTTTAAAGACGACTCGTGGATATTCGGATGCAAAAATTGATGATTTATTTTCAAAGCAAAAAAAGGATGCAGAATTCCGTGAATATTGCACCAATATTATTTATAATGAAAAAGGAAATACAAAAGAAAATATTATAAAGCAAATTAGTAAATTATTATAG
- the polA gene encoding DNA polymerase I — MTNKTNHEETPFLLIIDGSSLLSTQFFGNLPKEIIFAKTLEEKEQFFSKIMQTTTGVYTNAVYGFLRVMLKIIKDQKPKYIAVAWDVSRDTFRRELYPDYKGNRGETLEPLKDQFALCQDVLKQMNIPQFMDRRYEADDFSGSLCEKFEHDVPIRILTKDNDYLQLITEQTNVWLIHSTAKKTDELFKKYNLDRSILNVPDRTFQFTPELVKEEFGILPSSVPSLKGLQGDSSDNIKGVPGIGETTAVALIKEYETVDKLYSAIRDLNEDEKKQMVEYWKSIGIKRSPMNYLLKTSDTELVGEKAAYLSEQLATIKRDIDLADVTLDSLTIDIDREKAQHMFDLLEFKSLNIDKMLPTNSSDGTTDEMDKNAVNSNKELEVDEEDLVAGKTATVDKKTKVGKTAKSAIVNSDSIEESTTKSNSENKIVAYADFYSEKEIIKEIKEKQFALVKDFAQADSIFNEIKEVSLKNNSPVAFQLLADKSQLFAVSLTFADAKQEVRTVVIITSGFITEQYLLDQVNSLIKSKVLLCTNDLKKQLQYLQATEEDNILDIAIAAYLCDPVRQHYEFSDIAKQVFEIDLLSEKEILGKSSYENFYESDEANFLQLCGYSSVVSYFAKDVLLKVLDAYGMTELYKTIEMPLVYTLYDMQERGIKVNREELKEYGDMLEEGIKTLEKKIYEQVGEEFNINSPKQLGVILFEKMQLPFGKKTKTGYSTSAEVLEKLKSDHPVVEMILEYRQLTKLKSTYADGLDNYIENDERIHGIFNQTVTATGRISSTEPNLQNIPIRMELGRQIRKVFIPEDGFVFLDADYSQIELRVLAHMSGDERLIEAYKQEQDIHRLTASQVFHTPFDEVTSAQRSNAKAVNFGIVYGISAFSLSQDLDISRSDAEDYINKYFETYPRVKTFLDEQVENGRNTGVVTTLFGRIRPVPDLNNTNFMKRSAEERIAMNSPIQGTAADIIKIAMIRVNQELKKQNLKSRLLLQIHDELLVETEKSEIETVKEIIVNEMQRAAELLVPLVADVNEGKNWYEAK; from the coding sequence ATGACGAATAAAACCAATCATGAGGAGACGCCATTTTTATTAATAATTGATGGTTCCAGTTTACTGTCAACACAGTTTTTTGGAAACCTGCCAAAGGAAATTATATTTGCAAAAACCTTAGAAGAAAAAGAGCAATTTTTCTCTAAAATCATGCAAACAACTACGGGCGTGTATACCAATGCCGTATATGGCTTTCTACGTGTCATGCTTAAAATAATAAAGGACCAAAAGCCAAAATACATCGCAGTTGCATGGGATGTTAGTAGAGATACATTCCGTAGAGAATTATATCCAGATTATAAAGGAAATCGTGGGGAAACTCTTGAACCTTTAAAAGATCAGTTTGCACTATGTCAAGATGTATTAAAACAAATGAATATACCACAGTTTATGGATAGAAGATATGAAGCGGATGATTTTAGCGGTTCCTTATGTGAAAAGTTTGAACATGATGTACCGATTCGTATATTAACGAAGGATAATGATTACCTGCAATTAATTACAGAGCAAACCAATGTATGGTTAATTCATAGTACAGCCAAAAAGACCGATGAGTTATTTAAAAAGTATAATTTGGACCGTAGCATATTAAATGTTCCAGATCGTACGTTTCAATTTACACCAGAGCTAGTAAAAGAAGAGTTTGGAATACTTCCTTCTAGTGTACCATCCTTAAAAGGATTGCAAGGGGATAGTTCGGATAATATTAAAGGTGTTCCTGGAATTGGTGAAACAACTGCTGTTGCCTTAATCAAGGAATATGAAACAGTGGACAAGTTATATTCTGCAATACGTGATTTGAATGAGGATGAGAAAAAGCAGATGGTTGAATATTGGAAGAGCATCGGAATTAAGAGATCTCCAATGAACTATTTGCTAAAGACAAGCGATACCGAGTTAGTTGGTGAAAAGGCTGCTTATTTAAGTGAACAGCTTGCAACAATCAAAAGAGACATTGATTTAGCAGATGTTACACTTGATAGCTTAACCATTGATATTGACCGTGAAAAAGCGCAGCATATGTTTGATTTATTAGAGTTTAAATCCTTAAATATAGATAAAATGTTACCTACTAATAGTTCAGATGGAACAACAGATGAAATGGATAAAAACGCTGTAAATTCAAACAAAGAACTTGAAGTAGATGAAGAGGATTTAGTAGCAGGTAAGACAGCTACAGTAGATAAGAAAACAAAAGTAGGTAAAACAGCAAAATCAGCTATTGTAAATTCTGACTCTATTGAAGAATCCACAACGAAATCTAATTCTGAAAACAAAATTGTAGCATATGCAGATTTTTATTCTGAGAAGGAAATCATAAAAGAAATTAAAGAAAAACAGTTTGCCTTAGTAAAAGATTTTGCGCAAGCAGATAGTATTTTTAATGAAATAAAAGAGGTTTCTTTAAAAAATAACAGCCCTGTAGCATTTCAACTTTTAGCAGATAAATCACAACTCTTTGCAGTTTCACTAACATTTGCTGATGCAAAACAAGAAGTTAGAACGGTTGTAATTATAACGAGTGGGTTTATTACAGAACAATACTTGTTAGATCAAGTGAATTCATTAATAAAATCAAAAGTTTTATTATGTACAAATGATTTGAAAAAACAATTACAGTACTTACAGGCTACAGAAGAGGATAATATTTTAGATATTGCAATTGCTGCATATCTATGTGACCCAGTTCGTCAGCATTACGAGTTTTCTGATATTGCTAAACAAGTATTTGAAATAGATCTTTTAAGTGAAAAAGAGATACTTGGTAAGAGTAGCTATGAGAATTTTTATGAATCCGATGAGGCTAATTTCTTACAATTGTGTGGTTATTCTAGCGTAGTATCTTATTTTGCAAAAGATGTTCTCTTAAAGGTACTAGATGCATATGGAATGACAGAACTTTATAAAACAATTGAAATGCCATTGGTTTATACGCTTTACGATATGCAAGAGCGTGGTATTAAGGTAAACCGTGAAGAGTTAAAAGAATATGGGGATATGCTAGAAGAGGGTATTAAGACACTTGAGAAGAAGATTTATGAACAAGTGGGTGAAGAGTTTAATATCAATTCTCCAAAGCAATTAGGAGTCATTCTTTTTGAAAAAATGCAATTACCATTTGGTAAAAAGACAAAGACTGGCTATTCCACATCTGCTGAGGTACTAGAAAAGTTAAAATCAGACCATCCTGTAGTAGAAATGATTCTTGAATATCGTCAATTGACGAAATTAAAATCAACCTATGCTGATGGACTTGATAACTATATTGAAAATGATGAGCGTATTCATGGCATTTTTAATCAGACAGTAACTGCAACTGGACGAATTAGTAGTACAGAACCAAATCTTCAAAATATACCAATCCGTATGGAGTTAGGTCGTCAAATTCGTAAAGTATTCATTCCAGAAGATGGTTTTGTATTCTTGGATGCCGATTATTCACAAATCGAACTACGTGTGTTAGCGCATATGTCAGGTGATGAGCGTTTAATTGAAGCATATAAACAAGAGCAAGATATTCATCGATTGACAGCATCACAGGTATTTCATACACCATTTGATGAAGTAACCAGTGCTCAACGAAGCAATGCAAAGGCTGTAAACTTTGGTATTGTTTATGGAATTAGTGCATTTAGTCTTTCACAGGACCTTGATATTTCAAGAAGCGATGCAGAAGATTATATCAATAAATATTTTGAAACATATCCAAGAGTAAAAACATTTTTGGATGAACAAGTGGAGAATGGCCGAAACACTGGTGTAGTAACAACGTTATTTGGTCGTATCCGTCCAGTACCAGATTTAAATAATACGAATTTCATGAAGCGTTCTGCAGAAGAACGTATTGCCATGAATTCTCCAATTCAAGGAACAGCAGCAGATATTATAAAAATAGCAATGATTCGAGTAAATCAAGAGTTGAAAAAGCAAAATTTAAAATCAAGATTGCTTTTACAAATTCACGATGAATTGTTAGTAGAGACAGAAAAATCAGAAATTGAAACTGTAAAAGAAATCATTGTAAATGAGATGCAAAGAGCGGCAGAATTATTAGTTCCTCTTGTTGCTGATGTAAATGAAGGAAAGAATTGGTACGAAGCAAAGTAG
- a CDS encoding anti-sigma factor family protein has translation MTCMDAQNLITPFIRGQLDMAKLEEFLAHINGCPICMEELDVYYALLTAMEQLDDDKELSNNYSEDLKLKIKEYEEMIRRAKARRIRKRFYFLFVMVTFVMISSISFGKSQVNQEVVKRPNFDLNYSGIPDDKSKVVALFASYDTDLKEYAAKKQYYRSLLYKKSIDYMNKRCYFRQIDFEHELDNTR, from the coding sequence ATGACATGCATGGATGCACAGAATCTTATAACTCCTTTTATCCGTGGTCAACTTGACATGGCCAAATTAGAAGAATTCCTAGCTCACATAAATGGATGTCCGATTTGTATGGAAGAATTGGACGTTTATTATGCATTGCTAACTGCTATGGAACAACTAGATGATGATAAGGAATTGTCCAATAATTATTCTGAAGATTTAAAATTAAAGATTAAAGAGTATGAAGAGATGATTCGGCGAGCGAAGGCACGCAGAATTAGAAAAAGATTTTATTTTCTATTTGTAATGGTTACTTTTGTTATGATATCAAGTATATCCTTCGGAAAGAGTCAAGTGAATCAAGAAGTAGTGAAAAGGCCAAACTTTGACTTAAATTATTCTGGGATACCAGACGATAAAAGTAAAGTAGTTGCATTGTTTGCTAGTTATGATACTGATTTAAAAGAGTATGCGGCTAAGAAGCAATATTATCGTTCCTTACTATATAAAAAATCAATCGACTATATGAATAAGAGATGCTATTTCAGACAAATTGATTTTGAACATGAGCTAGATAATACTAGATAA